The following are encoded together in the Gemmatimonadaceae bacterium genome:
- a CDS encoding VOC family protein — MRQSLVHIALVVRDYDEAIEFYTGVLGFTLIEDTYQPAQDKRWVLVAPPGDAGGAMLLLARASTPAQAAFIGNQAGGRVFLFLRTDDFRRDYDRMRARGVRFVREPLEADYGTVAVFEDLYGNRWDLVEYRAGHPLAGA, encoded by the coding sequence ATGCGGCAATCTCTCGTGCACATCGCGCTCGTCGTCCGGGACTACGACGAGGCAATCGAGTTCTACACCGGCGTGCTGGGCTTCACGCTGATCGAGGACACCTACCAGCCGGCGCAGGACAAGCGCTGGGTGCTGGTGGCGCCGCCCGGCGATGCCGGCGGCGCGATGCTGCTGCTCGCGCGCGCCTCGACGCCCGCGCAGGCGGCCTTCATCGGCAACCAGGCGGGCGGTCGCGTCTTCCTCTTCCTGCGAACGGACGATTTCCGGCGCGACTATGACCGCATGCGGGCCCGGGGAGTGCGCTTCGTCCGGGAGCCGCTCGAGGCGGACTACGGCACCGTGGCGGTCTTCGAGGACCTCTACGGCAATCGCTGGGACCTGGTCGAGTACCGGGCCGGCCACCCGCTTGCCGGCGCCTGA
- a CDS encoding methyltransferase, TIGR04325 family gives MSAALHRLLDSALAAPGISTIVERRFDRLFASGALPGMCHGVFRSYAAAAAAAPDTLPLGYDNEASARLYHERMDRVYPGDYPAMLWLQKLFAAGVTRVFDLGGHVGISYYAYQEYVDYPDALRWELFDVPAVLDAAAGIAAKRDTRRALHVTDSLAGAAQCDLLFTAGCLQYLEVPLAQQLRTLPAMPEWILINVVPMHEHTDFWTVQSIQTAFCPYHVQHGDSFFSDLAALGYDVVDRWVNAEKHCTVKFRSYHSVKGYVGAVLRRRQGGGRGLAG, from the coding sequence ATGAGCGCAGCGCTGCATCGCCTGCTGGATTCCGCGCTCGCCGCGCCCGGCATTTCCACCATCGTCGAAAGACGCTTCGATCGGCTGTTTGCCTCGGGCGCTCTCCCGGGCATGTGTCACGGGGTGTTCCGCTCGTACGCCGCGGCGGCGGCGGCAGCACCGGACACGCTGCCGCTCGGCTACGACAACGAGGCGTCTGCCCGCCTCTATCACGAACGCATGGACCGGGTCTACCCTGGTGACTACCCGGCGATGCTCTGGCTGCAGAAGCTCTTCGCCGCCGGCGTCACGCGGGTCTTCGACCTCGGCGGGCACGTCGGCATCAGCTATTACGCCTACCAGGAGTACGTCGACTACCCCGACGCGCTGCGCTGGGAGCTGTTCGACGTGCCGGCCGTGCTCGACGCGGCAGCTGGCATCGCCGCGAAGCGCGACACGCGCCGGGCGCTGCACGTCACGGACAGCCTCGCCGGCGCCGCGCAGTGTGACCTGCTGTTCACCGCCGGCTGCCTGCAGTATCTCGAGGTGCCCCTCGCGCAGCAGCTGCGCACGCTGCCCGCGATGCCCGAGTGGATCCTCATCAACGTCGTGCCCATGCACGAGCACACCGACTTCTGGACGGTGCAGAGCATCCAGACCGCCTTCTGCCCGTACCACGTGCAGCACGGCGACAGTTTCTTCAGCGACCTGGCGGCGCTGGGATACGACGTGGTCGACCGCTGGGTGAACGCCGAGAAGCACTGCACCGTGAAGTTCCGCAGCTACCACAGCGTGAAGGGGTACGTGGGTGCGGTGCTGCGCCGCCGGCAGGGCGGGGGCCGCGGGCTGGCCGGCTGA
- a CDS encoding GxxExxY protein: MVHLTDLEVRDLARMSGIVVDSALRLHRDLGPGLLESVYETLLARALQKQGLDVQRQVPIRFSYDGADFPVGFRADILVGHQLLVEVKSVEQTLKSHVKQVVTYVRLANLPAGLLLNFGAPLLRLGMKRIANHPPLTGTRLPTHFGATQPVEVDGVQYLHGTGHG, translated from the coding sequence ATGGTCCACCTGACCGACCTCGAAGTCCGCGACCTCGCTCGCATGTCAGGCATCGTCGTCGATTCCGCCCTCAGGCTTCATCGCGACCTCGGCCCCGGCCTGCTCGAGTCGGTCTACGAGACGCTGCTCGCCCGCGCCCTGCAGAAGCAGGGCCTGGATGTGCAGCGACAGGTCCCGATCCGGTTCTCTTACGACGGCGCTGACTTTCCGGTCGGCTTCCGTGCCGACATCCTGGTCGGCCACCAGCTCCTGGTCGAGGTGAAGTCGGTGGAGCAGACACTCAAGTCGCACGTCAAGCAGGTGGTCACGTACGTGCGCCTCGCCAACCTGCCTGCCGGCCTGCTCCTGAACTTCGGCGCCCCGCTCCTCAGGCTCGGCATGAAACGCATCGCGAACCATCCGCCGCTCACCGGGACACGGCTGCCGACGCACTTCGGTGCCACGCAGCCCGTCGAGGTCGATGGTGTGCAGTACCTGCACGGGACGGGACATGGGTGA